One region of Etheostoma spectabile isolate EspeVRDwgs_2016 chromosome 21, UIUC_Espe_1.0, whole genome shotgun sequence genomic DNA includes:
- the ntn2 gene encoding netrin 2, with the protein MHKLRHTHAGPLSRMREPWRCLLGLCLLACSASTHNAANPFAGQQTPPDPCYDDTGAARRCIPEFINAAFGKEVMVSSVCGRPPSRSCSVVERGDDRPSVRSCQICDAADPRRAHPASYLTDLNSAHNLTCWQSENLNTSPHNVTLTLSLGKKFEITYVSLQFCSPRPESLAIYKSMDYGKTWMPYQFYSSQCRRMYNRPNKATITKQNEQEALCTDGHTDLYPLSGGLIAFSTLDGRPSGKDFDNSPVLQDWVTVTDIRVVFSRPQLPRELGLGAGSNSGGRDDDPMAVTSALPTYFYAVGDFQVGGRCKCNGHGSRCLKDKEGKLVCDCKHNTEGPECDRCKPFHYDRPWQRANAREANECLPCNCNLHARRCRFNMELYKLSGRKSGGVCMNCRHNTAGRHCHYCKEGFYRDMARPITHRRACKACDCHPVGAAGKTCNQTTGQCPCKDGVTGITCNRCAKGYQQSRSPVAPCIKIPVVNPTAVVSSTEEPADCESYCKPVKGNLKINMKKYCKKDYAVQVNVLDMETVGDWAKFSVNLVSVYKSRGEPLKRGDNILWVHMKDLACKCPKIQMSKRFLVMGGSDGGTGTGTSPGVGPGGGATSPGAERLGLMADKNSLVIQWRDVWTRRLRKFQRKEKKGKCSKA; encoded by the exons ATGCATaaactcagacacacacacgcaggcccTCTGAGCAGGATGAGGGAACCCTGGAGGTGCTTGCTGGGCCTGTGCCTCCTGGCATGCTCAGCCTCCACCCACAATGCCGCCAATCCCTTCGCAGGGCAGCAGACCCCTCCAGACCCTTGCTATGACGACACAGGCGCAGCCCGCCGCTGTATCCCCGAGTTTATTAACGCTGCCTTCGGCAAGGAGGTGATGGTGTCCAGTGTCTGTGGCCGGCCTCCGTCCCGTTCCTGTAGCGTGGTGGAGCGTGGCGACGATCGGCCTTCTGTGCGCTCGTGCCAAATCTGTGATGCAGCCGACCCTCGCCGTGCCCACCCTGCTTCCTACCTCACTGACCTCAACTCAGCCCACAACCTCACCTGCTGGCAGTCAGAGAATCTGAACACTTCACCGCACAACGTGACTCTCACCCTCTCACTAGGTAAAAAGTTTGAGATCACCTATGTCAGCTTGCAGTTCTGTTCCCCCCGACCCGAGTCCCTGGCCATATACAAGAGCATGGACTATGGCAAGACCTGGATGCCCTACCAGTTTTACTCCTCACAGTGCCGGCGTATGTACAATCGGCCCAACAAAGCGACCATTACCAAGCAGAACGAACAGGAGGCGCTATGCACAGATGGCCACACTGACCTCTACCCGCTGTCTGGAGGTCTCATTGCTTTCAGCACTCTGGATGGACGGCCCTCCGGCAAAGACTTTGACAACAGCCCTGTCCTTCAGGACTGGGTGACTGTCACTGACATCCGCGTGGTCTTCAGCCGGCCCCAGCTACCCCGGGAGCTGGGACTAGGGGCTGGAAGCAACAGCGGAGGGAGGGATGACGACCCCATGGCGGTGACATCAGCGCTGCCAACTTATTTCTATGCAGTGGGAGACTTTCAGGTGGGCGGGAGGTGTAAATGCAACGGGCACGGCTCACGCTGTCTAAAAGACAAGGAAGGCAAACTGGTGTGTGACTGCAAGCACAACACAGAGGGACCTGAATGTGACCGCTGCAAGCCCTTTCACTATGACCGACCGTGGCAGAGGGCCAATGCCCGCGAGGCCAATGAGTGTCTGC CGTGCAACTGCAACCTCCACGCCCGCCGCTGTCGATTCAACATGGAGTTGTATAAGCTGTCGGGGAGGAAGAGCGGAGGAGTCTGCATGAACTGCCGCCACAACACCGCAGGCCGCCACTGCCACTACTGCAAGGAGGGCTTTTACAGAGACATGGCCAGACCCATCACTCACCGACGAGCCTGCAAAG ccTGTGACTGCCATCCTGTGGGCGCAGCAGGCAAGACGTGTAACCAGACCACAGGCCAGTGCCCTTGCAAGGACGGCGTCACTGGCATCACCTGCAACCGCTGCGCCAAGGGCTACCAGCAGAGTCGCTCACCTGTGGCCCCCTGCATCA aaatCCCAGTGGTCAACCCCACAGCTGTGGTGAGCAGCACAGAGGAACCAGCAG ATTGCGAGTCCTATTGTAAACCAGTGAAGGGCAACCTTAAGATCAACATGAAGAAATACTGCAAAAAGGATTATG CGGTGCAAGTGAACGTCCTGGACATGGAGACGGTGGGGGACTGGGCCAAGTTCTCAGTTAATTTGGTGTCTGTGTACAAGAGCCGCGGCGAGCCCCTAAAGCGAGGCGACAACATCCTGTGGGTACACATGAAGGACCTGGCCTGCAAATGTCCCAAAATCCAGATGAGCAAACGATTCTTGGTGATGGGGGGCAGCGACGGCGGGACGGGCACCGGGACGAGTCCAGGGGTCGGGCCCGGGGGCGGAGCCACCAGTCCTGGGGCAGAGCGCTTGGGCTTAATGGCTGATAAGAACAGCCTGGTGATCCAGTGGAGGGACGTTTGGACGAGACGCCTAAGGAAGTTCCAGCGCAAAGAGAAGAAGGGGAAGTGCAGCAAAGCATGA